The Chryseobacterium indicum genome includes a window with the following:
- a CDS encoding SMP-30/gluconolactonase/LRE family protein has product MKNILKTGSLGLILAVYSCQSVNTTKMFYEDVKPEKVSDQFSFTEGPSSDKEGNVYFTDQPNDKIYYWDWKTNKVIEFMNKTGRANGTHFDKDDNLITCSDDQGEIWKISKDKKVQVLLKGFEGKRLNGPNDVWNDEFGGMYFTDPLYVRDYWVDFKQETPHKSLYYRNKDGQISKLETFTQPNGVVGSEKFRKLYVSDIDAGKTYVYDILGEGKLSEKKLFCEMGSDGMTLDKHGNLYLTGKGVHVFNRDGKKIYHIPIEEDWTSNVTFGGKNNEVLFITASKSVYTLPTRVRGVR; this is encoded by the coding sequence ATGAAAAATATTTTAAAAACCGGTTCTCTTGGTTTGATTTTAGCAGTATACAGCTGTCAATCAGTAAATACCACTAAAATGTTTTATGAAGATGTAAAGCCCGAAAAAGTTTCGGATCAGTTCAGTTTTACGGAAGGTCCTTCCTCGGATAAAGAAGGAAATGTATATTTTACCGATCAGCCGAATGATAAGATTTATTATTGGGACTGGAAAACCAATAAAGTGATAGAGTTCATGAATAAAACAGGAAGAGCGAACGGAACACATTTCGACAAAGACGATAATTTAATCACCTGTTCCGATGATCAGGGCGAAATCTGGAAAATTTCAAAAGATAAAAAAGTACAGGTTCTGCTGAAAGGTTTTGAAGGCAAAAGACTGAACGGACCGAATGATGTCTGGAATGACGAGTTTGGCGGAATGTATTTCACCGATCCTCTGTACGTAAGAGATTACTGGGTAGATTTTAAACAGGAAACTCCGCACAAAAGTTTATACTACAGAAATAAAGACGGACAGATTTCCAAACTTGAGACCTTTACACAGCCGAATGGAGTGGTAGGAAGCGAAAAATTCAGAAAATTGTATGTTTCGGATATTGATGCCGGAAAAACATATGTTTACGATATTTTGGGTGAAGGAAAATTATCTGAGAAAAAACTTTTCTGTGAAATGGGTTCCGACGGAATGACGTTAGACAAACACGGAAATCTTTATTTAACAGGAAAAGGAGTTCATGTATTCAACAGAGATGGTAAGAAAATTTATCATATTCCCATCGAAGAAGACTGGACTTCTAACGTTACTTTCGGAGGGAAAAATAACGAAGTTCTGTTCATCACTGCTTCAAAGTCTGTTTATACTTTACCGACACGAGTAAGAGGAGTGAGATAA
- the ccoG gene encoding cytochrome c oxidase accessory protein CcoG, translating into MNTQNSNFQAPELYEESFRNSVGTMDETGKRKWVYPRKPKGKFTNYRDYVTYLLLAIFFTLPFVKINHNPFLLFNVIDRKFFIFGQPFYLQDFFILALGAVTSVIFVMLFTVVFGRIFCGWLCPQTIFMEGVFRKIEYWIEGDRNKQMKLDRQEWNSEKIRKRLTKWSVYAVLSVVITNFMFMYIVGYEEVFRIITEGPAENPLKFLAMISFTAAFYFVFSWLREQVCTLVCPYGRLQGVLIDKQTINVYYDFKRGENRSKWKKDEDRKAVGKGDCIDCNQCVVVCPTGIDIRNGQQLECVNCTACIDACDEIMVKVGLPKGLIRYATEAEIENQEKFKFTGRMKATTVILSLLIGFLGFLMYDRGSMEAKFIKPAGSTFFIKNGKITNTFIYTLLNKSNEKKTLTIRVLNPKNAEINFFGNEKIILKGDQILKGNINISFPEKEIRFSKQNMTIGVFDEKGNLVDSFDTVFEGPFQLVL; encoded by the coding sequence ATGAATACACAGAACAGTAATTTTCAGGCTCCGGAACTTTATGAGGAAAGTTTTAGAAATTCCGTAGGAACAATGGACGAAACCGGAAAAAGAAAATGGGTCTATCCGAGAAAACCCAAAGGAAAATTTACCAACTACAGAGATTATGTAACTTATTTGCTTTTAGCGATATTTTTCACTTTACCTTTTGTGAAAATCAATCACAATCCTTTTCTTTTATTTAATGTTATCGACAGGAAGTTTTTTATTTTCGGACAGCCGTTTTATCTTCAGGATTTTTTCATTTTAGCACTTGGAGCCGTCACTTCCGTTATCTTTGTGATGCTTTTCACCGTTGTTTTCGGAAGGATTTTCTGTGGCTGGCTTTGTCCGCAAACCATTTTTATGGAAGGGGTTTTCCGGAAAATAGAATACTGGATCGAGGGCGACCGTAATAAACAGATGAAGCTCGACCGACAGGAATGGAACAGCGAAAAAATAAGAAAAAGGCTTACCAAATGGTCTGTTTACGCCGTTCTTTCTGTGGTGATTACCAATTTCATGTTCATGTATATTGTCGGTTATGAAGAAGTTTTCAGAATCATTACCGAAGGTCCCGCAGAAAATCCGCTGAAGTTTCTTGCCATGATCTCTTTTACTGCGGCTTTCTATTTTGTTTTTTCTTGGCTGAGAGAACAGGTTTGTACTCTGGTCTGTCCGTACGGAAGATTACAGGGCGTTTTAATCGACAAACAGACCATCAATGTTTATTATGATTTTAAAAGAGGTGAAAACCGCTCCAAATGGAAAAAAGACGAAGATCGAAAAGCTGTTGGAAAAGGAGATTGTATAGACTGTAATCAATGTGTTGTGGTCTGTCCTACAGGAATTGACATCCGAAACGGACAGCAACTGGAATGCGTAAACTGCACCGCCTGTATTGATGCGTGTGACGAAATTATGGTAAAAGTAGGTCTTCCGAAAGGACTGATCCGTTATGCCACAGAAGCGGAAATTGAAAATCAGGAGAAATTCAAATTTACCGGAAGAATGAAAGCAACAACGGTAATTTTAAGTTTGCTGATTGGTTTTTTAGGATTTCTGATGTACGACAGAGGTTCCATGGAAGCCAAATTCATTAAACCGGCAGGGTCAACATTTTTCATTAAAAACGGAAAAATAACGAATACTTTTATTTATACGCTTTTAAACAAATCCAACGAAAAGAAAACACTCACAATAAGAGTCTTAAATCCTAAAAATGCGGAAATTAATTTCTTCGGCAATGAAAAAATTATATTGAAAGGAGATCAGATCTTAAAAGGAAATATCAACATTTCGTTCCCCGAAAAAGAGATCCGGTTTTCGAAACAGAATATGACGATTGGCGTGTTTGATGAAAAGGGGAATCTGGTAGATTCTTTCGACACGGTATTTGAAGGTCCTTTTCAATTGGTATTGTAG
- a CDS encoding AraC family transcriptional regulator, translating to MNSISVLHINLFQPGKNTSDFYFNRMKEHLVLGHRHIEKPHRHDFYATILFTKGSGTHEIDFQKYDVSAGSLFFMSPGQVHSWELSEDIDGYIFFCSQDFYEMHYVNQKLRSFPFFGSVNFPRKLQLTETELRENNHLFAALEKEYHLQEVMKDGFILSLMSQIFIQATRAFSKELGKENSEVNISYFKHYQQFENLIEEHFAKEKSVAFYASLLEISSKHLNRITRTVVQKTATDVITERIILEAKRMLMYLDESLTEIAFRLGFEEYSYFVRVFRKTSGMTPTQFIKKYKA from the coding sequence GTGAATTCTATTTCTGTTCTGCATATCAATCTTTTTCAGCCGGGTAAAAATACCTCAGATTTTTATTTTAACCGAATGAAAGAGCATCTGGTTTTAGGACACAGACATATTGAAAAACCGCACCGTCATGATTTTTATGCCACAATTCTCTTTACCAAAGGAAGCGGAACGCATGAAATCGATTTTCAAAAATATGACGTTTCAGCAGGAAGCTTATTTTTTATGTCTCCGGGACAGGTTCACAGCTGGGAACTTTCTGAGGATATCGACGGATATATTTTTTTCTGTTCACAGGATTTTTACGAAATGCATTACGTCAATCAGAAGCTCAGAAGTTTTCCTTTTTTCGGATCGGTTAATTTCCCCAGAAAATTACAGCTTACTGAAACGGAACTAAGGGAAAATAATCACCTTTTTGCAGCACTGGAAAAAGAATATCACCTTCAGGAAGTGATGAAAGATGGTTTTATTCTTTCACTAATGTCACAGATTTTTATTCAGGCAACAAGAGCTTTTTCAAAAGAGCTGGGAAAAGAAAATTCTGAGGTTAACATTTCTTACTTTAAACATTATCAGCAGTTTGAAAATCTTATTGAAGAGCATTTTGCAAAAGAAAAATCCGTTGCTTTCTATGCTTCTCTGCTGGAAATTTCGTCTAAACATTTAAACAGAATTACCAGAACGGTCGTGCAGAAAACAGCGACTGACGTTATTACAGAAAGGATAATTCTGGAAGCCAAGAGAATGCTTATGTATCTTGATGAAAGCCTTACGGAAATTGCCTTTCGCCTTGGCTTCGAAGAATATTCCTATTTTGTGAGAGTCTTCCGGAAAACATCAGGAATGACTCCCACACAATTTATTAAAAAATATAAGGCTTAA
- a CDS encoding MerR family transcriptional regulator — translation MKINLPDKLYYSIGEVAKAFDVNTSLIRYWEQEFPIIKPKKNKKGNRYFTPEDIKNLQIIYHLVKEKGYTLDGAKIALTTNSKISETITIIDRLEFVKAELLKLKESLADRNVE, via the coding sequence ATGAAGATAAATTTACCTGATAAACTGTATTATTCAATAGGAGAAGTAGCGAAAGCTTTTGATGTAAATACTTCATTAATACGTTATTGGGAACAGGAATTCCCTATCATTAAGCCTAAAAAGAACAAAAAAGGCAACCGGTATTTCACTCCGGAAGACATTAAAAATCTTCAGATCATTTATCATCTCGTAAAAGAAAAAGGCTACACTCTGGACGGTGCCAAAATCGCATTAACCACCAACAGCAAGATCTCCGAAACCATCACCATTATCGACAGGCTGGAATTTGTAAAGGCTGAATTACTGAAGCTGAAGGAGTCTTTGGCGGATAGGAATGTAGAATAA
- a CDS encoding helix-hairpin-helix domain-containing protein: MIKFTAMKKNYYQRLAVMGILLIILFAFQKYTSKEKEEFPDVQFITQPFAVLHLTEFDPNELDEKQWQNLGFTEKQTATILNYKKVVGGRFVSKEQLKKCFVISEKKFSDLNHYILLPETGKEAKSVAFKSLEKKSITVRGKFNPDLYSADDWTKMGFSEKQAEAILKYKSYLGGSFVSKEKFRECFIISEENFQKINPYLILPEKTPENYRAAKNFNTDKKKIQYRSFDPNALDIEGWKSFGFSDKQVQIIINYRDRNLKGSFKSLEDIQKCFVISSEKFEEMKPFIKFNAETIAVSKNEKPENKQQEKTDFTKVDLNSITYKQLIEFGFDGKAAGSMIGFRNKLGGFVNKEQILSTYNIDPELTKKLLSTAPLTTSNVQKYTLQDAPEEWLKNHPYFKYSAEKIIFYRISEKDEKKIWKMLKLKPEYEVRMKWYLK, encoded by the coding sequence ATGATTAAGTTTACAGCGATGAAAAAAAACTATTACCAGAGATTGGCAGTCATGGGAATATTGCTGATCATTTTATTCGCTTTTCAAAAATATACAAGTAAGGAAAAGGAAGAATTTCCCGATGTTCAGTTTATCACACAACCATTCGCTGTGCTCCATCTCACAGAGTTTGATCCTAATGAACTGGATGAAAAACAATGGCAGAATTTAGGCTTTACGGAAAAACAAACAGCGACGATTCTTAATTATAAGAAAGTAGTCGGAGGAAGATTTGTATCAAAGGAACAGCTTAAAAAATGCTTTGTCATTTCTGAGAAAAAGTTTTCGGACCTTAACCATTATATTTTACTTCCGGAAACCGGTAAAGAAGCAAAATCAGTTGCATTCAAAAGTCTTGAAAAGAAATCGATAACGGTGAGAGGGAAATTTAACCCCGATCTTTATTCGGCAGACGACTGGACGAAAATGGGCTTTAGTGAAAAGCAGGCAGAAGCTATTTTAAAATACAAAAGTTATCTGGGCGGAAGTTTTGTGAGCAAGGAAAAATTCAGAGAGTGCTTTATCATCAGTGAAGAGAATTTTCAGAAGATCAATCCTTATCTTATTCTGCCGGAGAAAACACCGGAAAATTACAGAGCTGCTAAAAATTTTAATACCGATAAAAAGAAAATTCAATATCGTTCTTTCGATCCGAATGCATTGGATATTGAAGGCTGGAAATCCTTTGGTTTCTCCGATAAACAGGTACAAATTATTATCAATTACCGTGACAGGAATTTAAAAGGAAGTTTTAAAAGTCTGGAAGACATTCAGAAGTGTTTCGTCATTTCTTCTGAGAAATTTGAGGAAATGAAACCCTTCATTAAATTCAATGCAGAAACAATTGCGGTGAGTAAAAATGAGAAACCTGAAAATAAGCAGCAGGAAAAAACAGATTTTACCAAGGTAGATTTAAACTCTATAACCTACAAGCAGCTTATAGAGTTTGGATTTGACGGAAAAGCAGCCGGTTCGATGATCGGTTTCAGAAACAAGCTTGGCGGATTCGTGAATAAAGAACAGATTCTTTCCACGTACAATATTGATCCGGAACTGACGAAAAAATTACTTTCAACCGCACCCCTTACAACTTCGAATGTTCAGAAATATACGTTGCAGGATGCTCCGGAAGAATGGCTGAAAAATCATCCTTATTTTAAATATTCTGCAGAAAAAATTATTTTTTACCGAATCTCCGAAAAAGATGAAAAGAAAATCTGGAAAATGCTGAAACTGAAACCGGAGTATGAAGTGAGGATGAAATGGTATTTGAAGTAG
- a CDS encoding IS1595 family transposase — translation MININFKSILDLVKAFPDEQTCINHLEELRWDGDVVSPFDSASKVYKCKGNKYRCKTTGKYFNVKTNTIFDNTKLGLQKWFLAIYIVTSHKNGISSLQLSRDLDITQKSAWFMLQRIRKCFGIENDNELDNEVEADETYIGGKNKNRHANKKIEGSQGRSAKDKTPVVGMVERDGKLNAKAVENVKHETLSREIISNVKESAKLYTEWLGYKGLERIYDHSIVKHNKSEYVNGRIHTNTIEGFWSLLKRGIVGIYHFTSKKHLQRYVDEFVFRYNTRNTTTQNRFNLLLLNLENRLTYKELIYGN, via the coding sequence ATGATAAATATAAACTTTAAATCAATCTTAGACCTTGTCAAAGCCTTTCCTGACGAACAGACTTGCATTAATCATTTGGAAGAGTTAAGATGGGATGGTGATGTAGTTAGTCCGTTTGATTCGGCTTCTAAAGTCTATAAATGCAAAGGTAACAAATACCGTTGCAAGACCACAGGAAAATATTTCAACGTTAAGACAAATACCATTTTTGACAACACTAAATTAGGGTTGCAGAAATGGTTTCTTGCTATCTATATAGTTACTTCTCATAAAAACGGTATTTCTTCACTTCAATTAAGCCGTGATTTAGACATTACACAAAAATCTGCGTGGTTCATGCTTCAAAGAATCAGAAAATGTTTTGGTATTGAGAATGATAACGAATTGGATAATGAAGTTGAAGCAGATGAAACTTATATAGGTGGTAAAAATAAGAATCGTCATGCTAACAAAAAGATTGAAGGATCACAAGGCAGAAGCGCCAAAGACAAAACACCTGTTGTAGGAATGGTAGAAAGAGACGGTAAATTAAATGCTAAAGCCGTAGAGAATGTGAAACATGAAACATTAAGCCGTGAAATTATCAGCAACGTTAAAGAATCTGCAAAACTTTATACTGAATGGTTAGGTTATAAAGGATTAGAAAGAATATACGATCATAGTATTGTAAAGCATAATAAATCTGAATATGTAAATGGAAGAATCCATACAAACACAATAGAAGGTTTTTGGTCTTTGTTAAAACGAGGGATCGTAGGAATCTATCATTTTACTTCTAAAAAACATTTGCAGAGATATGTAGATGAATTTGTATTCAGATACAATACACGTAATACAACAACACAAAACAGATTTAATTTACTATTATTAAATTTAGAAAACAGACTAACTTACAAAGAATTAATATATGGCAACTAA
- a CDS encoding P63C domain-containing protein, whose product MATKRQILHEGELHLGGMIIPCYVLEDGTRVLSGNAMQNALNLQEDSENKSGTRLARYLGQKSLEPFIYKEKDPGHYNPIECYRGEQKINGYEATVLADICEAFLDARKSINLSPRQKIIADQCEILIRGFARVGIVALIDEATGYQYDRERFELQKILNTYIADEILKWQLTFTDDFYKEVYRLWGLPFIPKYIKNKPSFIGKLTTKYIYEMLPKGVLDKIREKTGKTEKGNWKYQWHRNLTAEVGREHLKKQIIEVTTLMSVAQSKEQFDSLFQQKYNKNPVQLKLEFEEQPEPPKKLSDFNQKIKKGLDFNPNEDKE is encoded by the coding sequence ATGGCAACTAAAAGACAAATTTTACACGAAGGAGAATTACATTTAGGGGGGATGATTATTCCATGTTATGTTTTAGAAGACGGAACAAGGGTTTTGTCTGGAAATGCAATGCAAAACGCGTTAAATCTTCAGGAAGACTCAGAAAATAAATCTGGGACAAGACTGGCCAGATATTTAGGTCAAAAGTCACTTGAACCCTTTATTTATAAAGAAAAAGATCCCGGCCACTATAACCCGATTGAGTGTTACAGGGGAGAGCAAAAAATAAATGGCTATGAAGCGACAGTACTCGCGGATATTTGTGAAGCATTTTTAGATGCTAGAAAAAGTATTAATTTATCACCAAGACAAAAAATTATCGCAGATCAATGTGAAATTTTGATTAGAGGATTTGCAAGGGTTGGTATTGTTGCATTAATAGATGAAGCAACCGGTTATCAATACGATAGAGAAAGGTTTGAACTTCAAAAAATTCTTAATACATATATTGCAGACGAAATATTAAAATGGCAATTAACATTTACAGATGATTTTTACAAGGAAGTTTACAGATTATGGGGATTACCATTTATACCTAAATATATTAAAAATAAACCTTCATTTATCGGTAAATTAACTACCAAATATATTTATGAAATGTTACCTAAAGGTGTATTGGATAAAATAAGAGAAAAGACAGGAAAAACAGAAAAAGGAAATTGGAAATATCAATGGCATAGAAATTTAACTGCTGAAGTTGGTAGGGAACATTTAAAAAAGCAGATTATAGAGGTTACAACACTTATGTCAGTTGCACAATCTAAAGAACAATTTGATAGTTTATTTCAGCAAAAATATAATAAAAACCCTGTACAACTTAAATTAGAATTTGAAGAACAACCAGAACCACCAAAAAAATTATCTGACTTTAACCAAAAAATTAAAAAAGGACTTGACTTCAACCCAAACGAAGACAAAGAATAA
- the rluF gene encoding 23S rRNA pseudouridine(2604) synthase RluF, with amino-acid sequence MEKTRINKYLSEVGYCSRRAADKLLEEGRITINGKVPEMGTKVSDEDVIEVDGKPIREPEENHVYIAFNKPVGIVCTTDTKREKNNIIDYINHPKRIFPIGRLDKPSEGLILLTSDGDIVNKILRSRNNHGKEYIVRVDMPITPKFLDKMRNGVPILDTVTKKCEVEKIDEMNFRIVLTQGLNRQIRRMCEYLGYEVKKLKRIRVLNIKLDLPIGKWRDLTDEELSTLQKLVEGSSKTYD; translated from the coding sequence ATGGAAAAAACAAGAATTAATAAATATTTATCTGAAGTAGGATACTGTTCGAGAAGAGCGGCAGACAAGCTTTTGGAGGAAGGAAGAATCACCATTAACGGCAAAGTTCCGGAAATGGGAACAAAAGTTTCCGATGAAGATGTAATTGAAGTAGACGGAAAACCGATTCGTGAACCGGAAGAAAACCATGTTTATATTGCCTTTAATAAACCTGTAGGAATCGTTTGTACGACTGATACAAAACGTGAGAAAAATAATATCATCGATTATATTAATCATCCCAAAAGAATTTTCCCGATCGGAAGACTTGATAAACCGAGCGAAGGATTGATTCTTTTAACCAGCGATGGCGATATTGTAAATAAAATTCTAAGATCCCGAAACAATCACGGAAAAGAATATATTGTAAGAGTTGATATGCCGATTACGCCCAAATTTCTGGATAAAATGCGAAACGGAGTTCCGATTTTAGATACCGTAACTAAAAAATGTGAGGTTGAAAAAATTGATGAAATGAATTTCCGGATCGTCCTTACACAAGGTCTGAACCGACAGATCCGAAGAATGTGCGAATATTTAGGCTACGAAGTAAAGAAGCTGAAACGGATCAGGGTTTTAAATATCAAACTCGATCTTCCCATTGGGAAATGGAGAGATCTTACGGATGAGGAACTTTCTACCCTACAAAAACTGGTTGAAGGTTCCAGTAAAACATACGATTAA
- the truB gene encoding tRNA pseudouridine(55) synthase TruB, translated as MTTEDLQSGHIFLLDKPLDWTSFQAVNKMKYKLRREFDLPKKFKIGHAGTLDPRATGLLIVCCGKFTKKIPEIQDAPKEYWTEIKIGVQTESYDTEKPEILHQDISQISEEQIKTALEKFVGEIDQTPPVFSAIKIEGKRAYDLARAGAEVEMKSRKTTIFYIDNVKIDLPFVSFTVGCSKGTYIRSLAHDIGQELCVGAYLTQLRRTKIGEYKIEDATSDFLENDFRFNES; from the coding sequence ATGACTACTGAAGATCTACAATCTGGACATATATTTTTATTAGACAAACCATTGGACTGGACTTCTTTTCAGGCGGTCAATAAAATGAAATACAAACTCAGAAGAGAGTTTGATTTACCTAAGAAATTCAAAATTGGTCACGCAGGAACTTTAGATCCGCGTGCAACGGGATTATTGATTGTCTGCTGTGGCAAATTCACCAAAAAAATTCCTGAAATTCAGGATGCACCAAAGGAATACTGGACCGAAATAAAAATCGGCGTTCAGACCGAATCATACGATACTGAGAAACCCGAAATTCTGCATCAGGATATTTCGCAGATTTCAGAAGAGCAGATAAAAACGGCATTGGAAAAATTTGTCGGAGAAATAGATCAGACACCACCTGTTTTTTCGGCAATAAAAATTGAAGGAAAAAGAGCATATGATCTTGCCAGAGCAGGAGCAGAAGTAGAAATGAAATCCCGTAAAACCACAATTTTTTATATTGATAATGTAAAGATTGATCTTCCGTTCGTAAGTTTTACAGTAGGATGCTCAAAAGGGACCTATATTCGCAGCTTAGCTCACGATATCGGACAGGAATTGTGTGTTGGAGCGTATTTAACACAATTGAGACGGACAAAAATCGGAGAATATAAAATAGAAGATGCAACATCCGACTTTTTGGAAAATGATTTTAGATTTAACGAATCATAA
- a CDS encoding undecaprenyl-diphosphate phosphatase: MDLIKAIIIAIIEGLTEYLPISSTAHMGFTANLLGLEETEFLKMFQVSIQFGAILSVVVAYWKKFFDLKNLQFYFKLAFAVVPALVLGYLFDDKIEAVLGNQIAISSVLVLGGVVLLFADTWFKNPKIDDEKGITIKKAVTIGFWQCLAMMPGTSRSAASIIGGMTQGLTRKAAAEFSFFLAVPTMLAVTVYSVFVKTWGKETPNPQKGYEMIMESQDHIMIFIVGNVVAFIVALIAIKAFIGVLNKYGFRPWGWYRIFVGIALLIYFYFFK, encoded by the coding sequence ATGGATTTAATCAAAGCAATCATTATTGCGATCATCGAAGGCTTAACAGAATATCTGCCCATTTCATCAACCGCGCACATGGGGTTCACCGCAAATTTGCTTGGGCTGGAAGAAACCGAATTTTTAAAAATGTTTCAGGTTTCCATACAGTTTGGAGCCATTCTTTCTGTGGTTGTGGCATATTGGAAGAAGTTTTTTGATCTGAAAAATTTGCAGTTTTATTTCAAACTGGCTTTTGCAGTGGTTCCGGCTTTGGTTTTAGGGTATTTATTTGATGATAAAATTGAGGCGGTTTTAGGAAATCAGATCGCTATTTCCTCCGTTCTGGTTCTTGGTGGAGTAGTCTTGCTGTTTGCCGATACGTGGTTCAAAAATCCAAAAATTGATGATGAAAAAGGCATTACCATAAAAAAAGCAGTAACCATTGGTTTTTGGCAGTGTCTTGCAATGATGCCGGGAACGAGCAGAAGTGCAGCTTCCATTATCGGAGGTATGACACAGGGATTGACCAGAAAAGCAGCGGCAGAATTTTCATTCTTTTTGGCTGTTCCTACCATGTTGGCGGTAACGGTATATTCGGTTTTTGTAAAAACATGGGGTAAAGAAACACCTAATCCGCAGAAAGGTTATGAAATGATTATGGAATCTCAGGATCACATCATGATTTTCATCGTAGGAAATGTTGTTGCATTTATCGTTGCGTTAATTGCCATTAAAGCATTCATCGGAGTTTTGAATAAATATGGTTTCAGACCTTGGGGTTGGTATCGTATTTTCGTAGGAATTGCTTTGCTGATTTATTTTTATTTCTTTAAATAA
- a CDS encoding DUF3098 domain-containing protein, whose amino-acid sequence MSKKTNKFSADNFGKETTEAPKENSFYFGKENFKWMLIGFAFIVVGFLLMMGADANTVDGKYDPNSWNDGIFSIRRIRIAPLFVVIGFCIEVYAILKRK is encoded by the coding sequence ATGAGCAAAAAAACAAATAAATTTTCCGCAGACAACTTCGGAAAAGAAACAACCGAAGCTCCAAAAGAAAATTCCTTTTATTTTGGAAAAGAAAACTTTAAATGGATGCTTATCGGTTTCGCATTTATCGTAGTTGGCTTTCTTCTAATGATGGGAGCCGATGCCAATACTGTGGACGGAAAATATGATCCGAATTCATGGAACGATGGTATTTTTTCTATCCGAAGAATCAGAATTGCACCATTATTTGTGGTTATCGGTTTTTGTATCGAAGTATATGCTATTTTAAAAAGAAAGTAA
- a CDS encoding cell division protein FtsX has product MAKSVDEFNKKRLRSSNITVVISIALVLFLLGLMGLILINAQKYSDYIKEQLVVNAYFDENYEAKDSVKIAKMEAEVFKEIQTLAPVKKATYITREMASKEAKKAMGIDADALFEENIFPSSVEIALKPEYVDPAKIDQAIKAIKAVPGIIDVKNDSTLMVDVYNNLSRILKWILGFSILFLILAVVLINNSIRLKIFSKRFIIKTMQLVGAKRRFILKPFIIEAVVLGAIGSAIGLLVLFGAWYYFTSQIGSAFVQDNNQYFWLILMVFGVGIFITVLSTVVATWRFLRSNVDDLYYS; this is encoded by the coding sequence ATGGCTAAATCTGTAGATGAATTTAATAAGAAAAGGCTTAGGTCTAGCAATATTACAGTAGTAATAAGTATTGCCTTAGTGTTATTTTTGTTAGGATTAATGGGACTTATTTTAATCAATGCCCAGAAATATTCCGACTATATCAAGGAGCAACTTGTGGTAAATGCTTATTTTGATGAAAACTATGAGGCAAAAGATTCTGTAAAGATTGCGAAAATGGAAGCTGAGGTTTTCAAAGAAATTCAGACACTGGCTCCGGTAAAGAAAGCAACGTACATCACCAGAGAAATGGCTTCCAAAGAAGCGAAAAAAGCAATGGGAATTGATGCGGATGCACTTTTCGAAGAAAATATTTTTCCTTCATCTGTAGAAATCGCCTTAAAACCGGAATATGTAGATCCTGCAAAGATCGATCAGGCCATTAAAGCCATTAAAGCTGTTCCCGGAATTATTGATGTAAAGAACGACAGTACTCTGATGGTTGATGTTTACAATAACCTGAGCAGAATTCTGAAATGGATCTTAGGTTTTTCCATTCTGTTTTTAATTCTTGCGGTTGTATTAATTAACAATTCCATCCGTCTGAAAATATTCTCCAAAAGATTTATTATTAAAACCATGCAGCTTGTAGGAGCGAAGAGAAGATTTATCCTGAAGCCATTCATCATTGAAGCGGTGGTTTTAGGAGCCATAGGATCTGCAATCGGACTTTTAGTGCTTTTCGGAGCATGGTATTACTTTACAAGCCAGATCGGATCTGCATTTGTACAGGACAATAACCAGTATTTCTGGCTGATTCTGATGGTATTTGGAGTGGGAATTTTTATTACGGTTTTAAGTACGGTAGTGGCTACCTGGAGATTCTTAAGATCAAACGTTGACGACTTATATTACTCTTAA